The genomic window CCGCGACCGAGAACAGCCCGATGTCGATGAGGGCCTGCCAGTGCGTCGCCCAGCTACCACACTCGTCACCGCGTAATGTTTCGATCGGTCCCGCCGAGGAAACCCACGATCTGATCGATCGTTGGATATCGCGCTGATCCTCGGTCGTGGCAATTGTCACAATGGTTTCCCCAGTTCTCGTGATGACTTTTTCATCTAGAACGTGTTCTAATACGCTAGCTGGTCGCGAGTCAAGGTGGATAGGAATAACGTCGATGACCTCATCAACTCGGTCGGGGTCTGACGGCCCTCAGGACAACAACGGAGCGTCGGATCTCACGCCGCTGCGATCGGTCGGTGTGCTCACGGACGACGACCTGAGTTCCAACGCTCAGCGTGAACGCCGCAAGCGAATCCTGGACTCGACTTTGGCCCTTGCGTCGAAGGGCGGATACGAAGCCGTCCAGATGCGCGCCGTTGCCGAACGGGCCGATGTCGCCGTCGGGACGCTGTACCGCTACTTCCCTTCCAAGGTGCACCTGCTCGTTTCCGCTCTTGCGAGGGAATTCGAGAAGATCGATTCCAGGCGCAAACTCCCGCCCGGCCAGACGCCACAGGAGCGCATGCACCTGATACTCGGACAGATCACACGTGCCATGCAACGTGACCCGCTACTCACCGAGGCAATGACCCGCGCCTTCATGTTCGCCGACGCATCCGCCGCCGCCGAGGTCGATCAGGTCGGTCGTCTGATGGACCGGCTGTTCGCAAAGGCGATGAGCGACGGCGAGCCGACTGAGTTGCAGCTCAGCATCGCTCGCGTCATCAGTGATGTGTGGCTGTCGAATCTCGTCGCGTGGCTGACCCGGCGATCCTCCGCGACGGACGTCGCCGCACGCCTCGAACTGACCGTCGATCTTCTGCTCGGAGACTCCAAAGCTCTGGGGTGACGCTCGGCGTCCGAGTGAGCCGGTTTCCTCTTCATCGCCTAGATTCTTTGAGGTGACTGCACAGGATCTACCGCTGGAACTTCGCCGCGCCCTCATCGGCGTTGCCAGGACCCCCCGACTGCTCGTCACCTCCGACTACGACGGGACGATGGCTCCCATCGTCTCCGATCCGTTGAAGGCGTTTCCGCACGCCGAGGCAGTGAGCGCGATGCGCGGTCTGGCGACGCTCGCTGGAACCACCGCCGCCGTCATCTCCGGTCGTGCCCTCCGTGACCTCGCGACGCTGTCGCGCCTACCTGCCGAAGTGCAACTGGTCGGAAGCCACGGCAGCGAGTTCGATGTCGGCTTCATCCATGCCATCGACGACAAAGCCAAGAAGCTGCTCGCCGACATCTCCACCGAGATGGAGTCGATTGCCAGTAGGTTCCCTGGCGTCGGGGTGGAAGTGAAGCCCGCGAGCGCTGCGCTTCACGTACGCAACGCCGAACCCGGCGACGCGGAACGCGCGTTGAACGCCGTCCGCGAAGGTGTTGCTCTCCGCGATGGCGTGCAGGTCACCGAAGGTAAGTCGGTCATCGAACTCGCCGTCATCGTCACCGACAAGGGCGTTGCTCTCGACATACTTCGTCACCAGGAAGGTGCGACGGCCGCCGTGTTCTTCGGTGACGACACCACCGACGAGAAGGCGTTCGCTCGCCTCCACGGTCCCGACATCGGCGTCAAGGTCGGTGCTGGAGACAGCGCGGCCGAATTTCGTATCGAGAGCACCGAGCAGGTCGCCCTGGCTCTGGCGTTCCTGCTCGAGGAGCGTCGCCAGTGGCTGTCCGGCGCCGACGCGCCCCGAATCGAGCGCTTGACGATGCTGGCTAGCCCCAACGCCGTCGCACTCGTGACGCCGGACGCGAACATGACCTGGCTGTGCCATCCAGAACCTGACTCCGCAGCGATCTTCGCGCACCTGCTCGGCGGCAACGAGGCAGGCCACTTCAGCGTCGGCCCGACCCGGGCCGCGCTGCCGTTGAGTCAGCAGTATGTCGACGGGACCATGACCGTGCAGACGAAGTGGTCGAGCCTGCAGGTCACCGACTACCTCCCGCACGACGTGCCGGACGGTCAGACGTCGCTGACCCGCGTCATCACAGGCAAGGCGACCGCCGTGATCACGTTCGCGCCGAGGCCGGAGTTCGGCAAGGTGTGGGTACGGCTCGAGCCGGAGGCCGACGGTCTGCGCATCTACGGCACCGCCGACCCGATGGTGCTGCGCAGTCCTGGCGTGCGGTGGAATGTCGTGTCCGACGGGGCTCAGCAAACCGCGCACGCGGAGGTGGACCCGTCGACGAGTCCCATTGTTCTCGAACTGCGTTTGGGCACGGACGATCTCGGACCTTCCGAAGTGCCCGAGGAGGAGCGGCGTCGACACGCTGAGACCTACTGGAAGGACTGGGCCGACGGCCTCACCCTGCCCCCACTCAAGCGAGACCTGATGAAGCGTTCG from Rhodococcus sp. P1Y includes these protein-coding regions:
- the kstR gene encoding cholesterol catabolism transcriptional regulator KstR gives rise to the protein MTSSTRSGSDGPQDNNGASDLTPLRSVGVLTDDDLSSNAQRERRKRILDSTLALASKGGYEAVQMRAVAERADVAVGTLYRYFPSKVHLLVSALAREFEKIDSRRKLPPGQTPQERMHLILGQITRAMQRDPLLTEAMTRAFMFADASAAAEVDQVGRLMDRLFAKAMSDGEPTELQLSIARVISDVWLSNLVAWLTRRSSATDVAARLELTVDLLLGDSKALG
- the otsB gene encoding trehalose-phosphatase translates to MTAQDLPLELRRALIGVARTPRLLVTSDYDGTMAPIVSDPLKAFPHAEAVSAMRGLATLAGTTAAVISGRALRDLATLSRLPAEVQLVGSHGSEFDVGFIHAIDDKAKKLLADISTEMESIASRFPGVGVEVKPASAALHVRNAEPGDAERALNAVREGVALRDGVQVTEGKSVIELAVIVTDKGVALDILRHQEGATAAVFFGDDTTDEKAFARLHGPDIGVKVGAGDSAAEFRIESTEQVALALAFLLEERRQWLSGADAPRIERLTMLASPNAVALVTPDANMTWLCHPEPDSAAIFAHLLGGNEAGHFSVGPTRAALPLSQQYVDGTMTVQTKWSSLQVTDYLPHDVPDGQTSLTRVITGKATAVITFAPRPEFGKVWVRLEPEADGLRIYGTADPMVLRSPGVRWNVVSDGAQQTAHAEVDPSTSPIVLELRLGTDDLGPSEVPEEERRRHAETYWKDWADGLTLPPLKRDLMKRSALTLRGLVHAASGSIMAAATTSLPEEIGGVRNWDYRYCWLRDAALTASALVNVGSTVEAENYLSWIHNVLQSVPGPERLHPLYTIWGLGLPPEAVIDELPGYAGSRPVRVGNAANQQVQLDVFGPIVDLISSLAHARQAKGLHGKDALSEDDWSLVRSMVEAVERRWSEPDHGIWEIRGNPRHHVYSKVMGWMTIDRALTLASTFGRETEPGWETLRSTIHAEVLDQGWNEEVQSYTAAYDGTDLDAATLHIGLSGLIDPEDPRFAATVTATEAELRSGSTVYRYHHDDGLPGGEGGFHLCAAWLVEAYLLTGQRSEAEALFAQLISAAGPTGLLSEEYDPVAERSLGNHPQAYSHLGLLRCAALLS